Proteins from one Patescibacteria group bacterium genomic window:
- a CDS encoding class I SAM-dependent methyltransferase — translation MKNAIYIRDFNIAKRTDLSKVQNLYFGNEFCENLIPDKGEVLALLKYVHKNGLTLTLLTPYCTDHGIEKLREILPLLPVRTEVVFSDWGVLELIKKYNLVPILGRLMISIKRDVRIKTTDLKNLDYFKTCNLESKDFQNFLIKNDIFRVELDNVVQGYKFKLHKKIKISLHYPFVYVSTSRKCITAYCADPLQTDCLPLSGCNFECTKYVFRASLADGETKLIFKGNSIFYKNEEVNKNIEELSADRLVYSPELPFYINEDILWNEYYKKHSDNAAWGAVNADNHVVDFVKYYNFFKKGAKILDSGCGHGKNSKYFIANDLVVHGIDISPQAIKYSKENNPVGEFSVHDVSILYKRDFFDVICDAGCLHSTHPGKHKKIIENYYTSLKKGGYMFIRIFKNDNNRDMKPLFYVDMLPVYGYTKEQVINLFDSNKFLIEKIIFNKDQGVEGIYYLYLKKL, via the coding sequence ATGAAAAATGCTATTTATATTAGAGATTTTAATATTGCAAAAAGAACAGATTTGTCCAAGGTGCAAAATCTTTATTTTGGAAATGAGTTTTGTGAAAATCTTATTCCTGACAAGGGGGAGGTTTTAGCATTGTTAAAATATGTGCATAAGAATGGTCTAACACTCACTTTGTTAACACCATATTGTACTGACCATGGCATTGAAAAGTTGCGCGAAATATTACCGCTCTTGCCCGTAAGAACGGAAGTTGTTTTTAGTGATTGGGGGGTGCTTGAGCTTATTAAAAAATATAATTTGGTGCCGATTTTAGGGCGATTGATGATTTCAATAAAAAGAGATGTGCGAATTAAAACGACGGACCTAAAAAACTTAGATTATTTTAAAACATGTAATTTAGAAAGTAAGGACTTTCAAAATTTTTTAATTAAAAATGATATTTTTAGAGTTGAGCTGGATAATGTTGTTCAGGGATATAAGTTTAAATTGCATAAAAAAATAAAAATATCACTTCATTATCCTTTTGTGTATGTCTCCACTTCGAGAAAATGCATAACAGCCTATTGTGCAGACCCACTTCAAACTGATTGTCTTCCTCTGTCAGGATGTAATTTTGAATGTACAAAATATGTTTTTCGCGCCAGTCTTGCCGACGGAGAGACAAAATTAATTTTTAAGGGAAATTCAATATTTTATAAAAATGAAGAAGTTAATAAAAATATAGAAGAATTAAGCGCGGATCGGCTCGTGTATTCGCCCGAATTACCCTTTTATATTAATGAGGATATTTTGTGGAATGAATATTACAAAAAACATTCCGATAATGCGGCATGGGGGGCGGTGAATGCAGACAATCATGTTGTTGATTTTGTAAAATATTATAATTTTTTTAAAAAAGGAGCCAAGATATTAGATTCCGGATGTGGACATGGAAAAAATTCTAAATATTTTATTGCTAATGATTTAGTTGTTCATGGTATTGATATATCACCGCAAGCAATTAAGTATAGCAAGGAGAATAATCCCGTTGGGGAATTTAGCGTGCACGACGTGTCGATTTTGTATAAGAGAGATTTTTTTGATGTTATTTGTGATGCTGGGTGCTTGCACTCTACTCACCCGGGTAAACATAAAAAAATTATAGAAAATTATTATACATCGTTGAAGAAGGGTGGATATATGTTTATTCGGATTTTTAAGAATGATAATAATCGCGACATGAAGCCGCTTTTTTATGTAGACATGTTGCCAGTTTATGGGTATACCAAGGAGCAAGTTATTAATCTTTTTGATTCTAATAAGTTTTTGATAGAAAAAATTATTTTTAATAAAGATCAGGGAGTAGAAGGTATATATTATCTATATTTAAAAAAGCTATAA
- the pyrH gene encoding UMP kinase, with protein sequence MNNTYIISLGGSLIVPGCGIDYTFLKKFKNLINAEIKKGKKFYLIAGGGHTARQYIESANKITKISDEDKDWLGIHSTRLNAHLIRTVFWDTAHPEIIKNPTIHLHSTKNIIVGGGWKPGWSTDYVATMIAQEYEVGTIINLSNIEYAYDKDPKKFKDAVKIETSNWPDFRKIVGDKWIPGLNMPFDPIASKKAQQLNLKVIIADGKNLNNLKSILNNKKYKGTTIA encoded by the coding sequence ATGAATAATACTTACATCATCTCACTCGGAGGCTCACTAATTGTACCTGGTTGTGGCATCGATTATACTTTTTTGAAAAAATTCAAAAACCTCATCAATGCCGAAATTAAAAAAGGAAAAAAGTTTTATTTAATTGCTGGCGGTGGTCATACGGCTCGACAATATATTGAATCAGCAAATAAAATAACCAAAATCTCTGACGAAGACAAGGATTGGCTTGGCATACACTCCACTCGGCTTAACGCTCACTTAATCAGGACTGTCTTTTGGGATACCGCTCATCCGGAAATTATCAAAAATCCAACCATCCACCTTCATTCAACAAAAAATATAATCGTCGGTGGTGGCTGGAAACCAGGTTGGTCCACAGATTATGTCGCTACCATGATTGCCCAGGAATATGAAGTTGGCACCATTATTAATCTTTCTAATATTGAATATGCCTACGATAAGGACCCGAAAAAATTCAAAGACGCAGTAAAAATAGAAACTAGTAACTGGCCCGATTTCCGTAAAATTGTTGGCGACAAATGGATTCCTGGCCTTAATATGCCTTTCGACCCCATCGCCTCCAAGAAGGCGCAACAACTTAATTTGAAGGTCATTATTGCCGATGGGAAAAATTTAAACAATTTAAAAAGTATTTTAAATAATAAGAAATACAAAGGCACAACTATTGCCTAA
- a CDS encoding YifB family Mg chelatase-like AAA ATPase: MSSNILSAAVIGLDAEIVEVEADKGGGELGSFTVVGLPDASVSESRERVRSAIKNSGFHFQKAKMTVNLAPADLKKHGPSYDLPIAISVLISHDSIETPVDIDKMLFIGELALSGDLRPVNGVLSIALKAQKIGLKTIFLPEQNAREAKLVKDIEVIPVKNLKELIRHLSGKAKITPAPETSINFSNNKIMHDMSHIRGQEHVKRAMEIAAAGAHNMAMSGPPGSGKTLIARTMPSILPDLTMSEALEVTKIYSVAGMLSANDSLVTSRPFRSPHHTASAVALVGGGAWPRPGEISLSHRGVLFLDEFPEFTRQSLENLRQPLEDGIIHISRAAGNLQFPAKFILISAMNPCPCGFSSDPEKNCSCSPMQISNYKKKISGPIIDRIDLHIEVPRVAFEKLAGEANGETSADIKRRIEKARVIQKKRFEGTHYITNSEMSSEAVKKFCPLDDTSTHLMKNAVDRMHLSARAYFRILKLARTIADLAEIETISSTHIAEALQYRPKIDEN, from the coding sequence ATGTCTTCAAACATTTTATCCGCGGCCGTTATTGGTCTTGATGCGGAAATTGTTGAGGTTGAAGCGGATAAAGGTGGGGGTGAATTAGGCTCATTTACAGTCGTTGGCCTGCCAGATGCATCAGTATCAGAATCACGCGAACGTGTCCGCAGTGCTATCAAAAATTCCGGCTTTCATTTTCAAAAAGCGAAGATGACTGTCAATCTGGCGCCGGCTGATCTCAAAAAGCACGGTCCGAGCTATGACTTGCCGATTGCCATCAGTGTTTTGATTTCTCATGACAGCATTGAAACGCCCGTTGATATTGATAAGATGCTTTTTATCGGTGAACTCGCTCTTAGTGGTGACCTTAGACCGGTTAACGGCGTTCTCTCCATCGCCTTGAAGGCACAAAAGATTGGCCTTAAAACGATTTTTTTACCAGAACAAAACGCTCGCGAAGCAAAGTTGGTTAAAGATATTGAAGTTATTCCCGTTAAAAATCTCAAAGAACTTATTCGCCATTTATCAGGTAAAGCCAAAATTACACCCGCCCCCGAAACAAGCATCAATTTTTCAAATAACAAAATCATGCATGACATGTCACACATTCGCGGTCAAGAACATGTCAAAAGAGCGATGGAAATCGCAGCCGCCGGCGCCCATAATATGGCGATGAGTGGCCCACCCGGATCGGGTAAGACTCTAATCGCGCGCACGATGCCTTCTATTCTTCCCGATCTCACCATGAGCGAAGCTTTAGAAGTAACTAAAATTTATTCCGTCGCGGGCATGCTTTCCGCCAACGATTCATTGGTTACCAGTCGCCCCTTTCGCTCGCCCCATCATACTGCCTCAGCAGTCGCCCTTGTCGGTGGTGGTGCTTGGCCGCGACCAGGTGAAATTTCCCTCTCGCATCGCGGTGTCCTTTTTCTTGATGAATTCCCTGAGTTTACTCGCCAATCACTAGAAAATCTACGACAACCTCTTGAGGATGGTATTATCCATATCAGTCGCGCAGCTGGCAATCTTCAATTTCCGGCAAAATTCATTCTTATCTCCGCGATGAATCCTTGCCCCTGTGGTTTCTCTTCTGACCCGGAAAAAAATTGCTCTTGCTCACCAATGCAAATTAGTAATTACAAAAAGAAAATCTCCGGACCGATTATCGACCGTATCGATTTGCACATCGAAGTGCCCAGGGTTGCCTTTGAAAAACTAGCTGGTGAAGCTAACGGCGAAACGTCGGCTGATATTAAAAGACGCATTGAAAAAGCGCGTGTTATTCAAAAGAAACGTTTTGAAGGTACACATTATATTACCAATTCCGAAATGAGCAGTGAAGCCGTCAAAAAATTCTGCCCCCTTGACGACACCTCTACCCATCTCATGAAAAATGCCGTTGACCGCATGCATCTTTCTGCCCGTGCTTATTTCCGCATTCTCAAATTGGCGCGCACCATTGCCGACTTAGCTGAGATCGAAACAATCTCCTCTACCCATATTGCTGAAGCCTTACAATATCGACCAAAGATTGATGAAAATTAA
- a CDS encoding carotenoid biosynthesis protein produces MNKIDFINKTNILWLFFIIITGLHIVDIINKVLGGSSIYFFEILKIYLPIILLFFHSSWTLTYSRGFFLILLAALTSFVFEVIGINYGTFFGADYVYQGQNFSFILFNVPLFVPLYWAVFIYIGYSISNSFLNWIGKSRPTKDKNDFIILPLLIIFDGLLVTAIDIFMEPILVKFGVWTWLSKGQYFGVPFVNFIGWFTVAIITTGIFRVFEYFIPRSIYKISDSVMLIPVLYYGILCLSFLSDAATLKMYNLMLVGFFAMIPVVVINLILFFSRKNFKSEQII; encoded by the coding sequence ATGAATAAGATTGATTTTATAAACAAAACTAATATATTGTGGTTGTTCTTTATTATAATAACAGGACTGCACATAGTTGATATTATAAATAAAGTATTAGGCGGAAGTTCTATTTATTTTTTTGAAATACTTAAAATATATCTTCCGATTATTCTTTTATTTTTTCACAGTAGCTGGACGTTGACTTATTCTAGGGGATTTTTTTTGATTTTATTGGCAGCATTAACGAGTTTCGTTTTTGAAGTAATTGGAATAAATTATGGCACATTTTTTGGTGCTGACTATGTTTATCAGGGTCAAAACTTTTCTTTTATATTATTTAATGTTCCATTATTCGTCCCACTCTATTGGGCTGTTTTCATTTACATTGGGTATTCAATTTCAAACTCATTTTTAAATTGGATAGGAAAAAGTAGGCCGACCAAAGATAAAAATGATTTTATAATCTTGCCATTATTAATAATTTTTGACGGTTTGCTTGTAACCGCAATAGATATTTTTATGGAGCCTATATTGGTAAAATTTGGTGTCTGGACATGGTTGAGTAAGGGACAGTATTTTGGTGTCCCATTCGTTAATTTTATTGGCTGGTTTACTGTGGCAATAATTACAACCGGCATTTTTAGAGTGTTTGAATATTTTATTCCACGCTCAATTTATAAAATAAGCGATTCTGTTATGTTAATTCCCGTTCTGTATTATGGAATATTATGTTTATCATTTCTTTCTGATGCAGCAACATTAAAAATGTATAATCTTATGCTAGTTGGTTTTTTTGCAATGATTCCAGTGGTGGTAATTAATTTGATATTGTTTTTTTCTAGGAAAAATTTTAAAAGTGAGCAAATAATTTAA
- a CDS encoding extracellular solute-binding protein → MKKNFLSLLILLILLPGFGFACTPAAVQEQTQPIELNYWRVWDGPDAFEGTIAKYNALHPFIKINYKKFRYEEFEQKLLEGFATDRGPDIFSIHNTWLRKYQKNGLILPMPATISMVYPIEQGTIKKETILTVKETKSITLKEIKNNFADVVYNDIVINVNENNKITSQVYGLPLSVDTLVMFYNKDLYNNAGITAPSAYWDAKFQSDVKKLNKQNAKGELIQSGAALGGSKNIDRSMDILAALMMQSGAEMLNDSGQVKFNQSPVNMKQTNYVPGLDAIRFYTDFANPGKEIYSWNKDLDSALNLFADGKLATMFGYSYHTPQIKALSPKLNFAIAKLPQIEGNTPVNYANYWAEVVSSKILTNPENLKKGAKYAKNKADAAWDFIQFETKEEQAKLYLEKTKKPTALKSLINSQTEDMEIGVSAEQILTAKSWYKGNDANAMETIFQEMIEEGNVNPEKIKNALDIGAQKVQQTIE, encoded by the coding sequence ATGAAAAAAAACTTTCTCTCACTATTAATCTTATTAATATTACTCCCAGGCTTTGGCTTTGCCTGTACCCCAGCCGCCGTCCAAGAACAAACTCAACCGATTGAGCTAAACTATTGGCGCGTCTGGGATGGACCAGATGCTTTTGAGGGCACTATTGCCAAATATAATGCCCTTCATCCTTTTATAAAGATAAACTACAAGAAATTTCGCTATGAAGAATTTGAGCAAAAATTATTAGAAGGTTTTGCTACTGACCGCGGACCAGACATCTTCTCGATTCATAATACCTGGCTACGAAAATACCAAAAGAACGGCTTAATCTTGCCAATGCCGGCAACAATCAGCATGGTTTATCCAATTGAACAAGGCACCATCAAAAAAGAAACAATTCTTACAGTCAAGGAAACCAAAAGCATTACCCTCAAAGAAATAAAAAATAATTTTGCGGACGTTGTTTATAATGACATAGTTATTAATGTAAATGAAAACAATAAAATTACTTCTCAGGTCTATGGCCTGCCTTTGTCAGTAGACACCTTGGTCATGTTTTACAATAAAGATCTTTACAACAATGCTGGCATCACAGCCCCATCTGCATATTGGGACGCTAAATTTCAAAGTGACGTCAAAAAATTAAACAAACAAAACGCCAAAGGAGAATTAATCCAATCCGGTGCCGCTCTTGGTGGCAGCAAAAACATTGATCGTTCTATGGATATTTTAGCCGCCCTCATGATGCAGAGTGGCGCCGAAATGCTTAATGACTCAGGACAAGTTAAATTCAATCAAAGTCCTGTTAACATGAAACAGACCAATTATGTTCCCGGCCTAGACGCAATTAGATTTTATACCGATTTTGCTAATCCTGGAAAAGAAATTTACAGCTGGAATAAAGACCTTGATAGCGCTCTCAATCTTTTTGCTGATGGCAAGCTAGCCACCATGTTTGGCTACTCCTATCACACGCCACAAATAAAAGCCTTATCACCAAAATTAAACTTCGCCATTGCTAAATTACCGCAGATTGAAGGCAATACACCGGTGAATTATGCTAACTATTGGGCTGAGGTTGTTTCCAGTAAGATTCTTACCAATCCAGAAAACCTTAAGAAGGGCGCCAAATACGCCAAGAATAAAGCCGACGCCGCGTGGGATTTTATCCAATTTGAAACCAAGGAAGAACAAGCCAAGCTCTATTTAGAAAAAACCAAAAAACCAACTGCCTTAAAATCACTTATCAATTCCCAAACTGAGGATATGGAAATCGGCGTTTCCGCGGAACAAATATTAACCGCTAAAAGCTGGTATAAGGGCAATGACGCTAACGCCATGGAAACTATTTTTCAAGAAATGATTGAAGAAGGCAATGTGAATCCAGAAAAAATTAAAAACGCCCTTGATATCGGAGCGCAAAAAGTACAACAAACGATTGAATAA
- the hxsD gene encoding His-Xaa-Ser system protein HxsD, whose amino-acid sequence MKIKMKIENNEISFNVKTSVYSQAIIMKTCYVFIDRVYVYLDKPSKDEILVVLKGKDILSKKDLEKIKGEFSNELLNTILREDLVKQNKKVIEYIVGGAISAALEKKEPINNDNEVMDVEKEIEALKKELEKIDGGDYESDSLNIKKII is encoded by the coding sequence ATGAAGATTAAAATGAAAATAGAGAATAATGAAATCAGCTTTAATGTAAAAACCAGTGTTTATTCGCAGGCCATAATAATGAAAACCTGCTATGTTTTTATTGATAGAGTGTATGTTTATTTAGATAAGCCAAGCAAGGATGAAATCTTAGTTGTTTTGAAGGGGAAAGATATTTTAAGTAAAAAAGATTTGGAAAAAATTAAAGGCGAGTTTAGCAATGAATTACTTAATACAATATTAAGAGAAGACTTGGTAAAGCAAAACAAGAAAGTTATTGAATACATTGTTGGTGGAGCAATTTCGGCAGCACTGGAAAAAAAGGAGCCCATTAACAATGACAATGAAGTTATGGATGTTGAAAAAGAAATCGAGGCTTTAAAAAAGGAACTAGAAAAAATCGATGGCGGTGATTATGAGTCAGACTCTTTGAATATTAAAAAAATTATTTAG
- a CDS encoding UbiA family prenyltransferase, with amino-acid sequence MHSAWQLFKRVVDHIENINISIYHFLSFLFIILLRVFLESFADTDNLFSREMHLHFVMFFPAIALSFIFLIRIITRESFKKIINIALHSFGLILLPPLIDLVVSRGAGLNMDYLIPGVDTNLIYRYFFPVGKFFENGITPGLKVEAGIFLLLIFFYFILKTKSVLRSMMGLFFAYNIFFLFAATPFIVLPYCRIYDCFVVMTNVLINYFSVFSILLLVILFFLFEKEKFKIIIGDSRFSRQVHYFLMFFFGIIIGAMQIGVNDALAVLRPDMIFVSAMGIIFGLLFSGITNDIIDYNIDKISNTDRPLVQGKISLDFYKKLAWVALALSLFFASLNGYKSLFYQVLFIGNYFLYSMPPLRLKRVFFFSKLLISLNSLVLIFMGYSYFLPDLKTFPRLIILIFLIGFTAAIQFIDIKDYEGDKKEGIITLPVFFGLKNSKIIIGLFFLINYLLFNFVVNNIYFLVLSILAGLWQFYLVNKKVYKEKQIFVLYLSSWLAFIFSYIFSS; translated from the coding sequence ATGCATAGTGCGTGGCAGCTCTTCAAAAGAGTGGTGGATCATATAGAAAATATAAATATTTCTATTTATCATTTTTTATCTTTTCTTTTTATTATCTTGTTGAGGGTTTTTTTGGAATCATTTGCTGACACTGACAATCTTTTTTCCCGAGAAATGCACTTGCATTTTGTTATGTTTTTTCCAGCCATAGCCTTGTCTTTCATTTTTTTAATTAGAATTATTACCAGGGAGTCGTTTAAGAAAATTATTAATATCGCCTTGCATTCATTCGGCTTAATCTTGCTCCCGCCTTTAATTGATTTAGTTGTCAGTAGAGGGGCAGGTTTAAATATGGATTATTTAATACCAGGAGTCGATACTAATTTAATTTATCGATATTTTTTTCCAGTCGGTAAGTTTTTTGAAAATGGGATTACGCCTGGTTTGAAAGTCGAGGCTGGTATTTTTTTATTGTTAATCTTTTTTTATTTTATTTTAAAAACAAAGAGTGTTTTGAGATCAATGATGGGTCTGTTTTTTGCCTATAATATATTTTTTCTTTTTGCCGCTACACCGTTTATCGTGTTGCCGTATTGTAGAATTTATGATTGTTTTGTTGTAATGACCAATGTTCTTATTAATTATTTTTCCGTGTTCAGTATTTTGTTGTTGGTAATTTTATTTTTCCTTTTTGAAAAAGAAAAGTTTAAAATAATTATTGGAGATTCCAGATTTTCAAGACAGGTGCATTATTTTTTAATGTTTTTTTTCGGCATTATCATTGGTGCGATGCAAATTGGCGTTAATGATGCCCTTGCCGTGTTGCGTCCTGACATGATCTTTGTTTCCGCCATGGGCATTATTTTTGGTCTGTTGTTCTCTGGGATTACAAACGATATAATTGATTATAATATTGACAAAATATCAAACACGGACAGGCCGTTGGTGCAAGGAAAAATCAGTTTAGATTTTTATAAGAAATTAGCCTGGGTTGCCCTTGCCCTATCTTTATTTTTTGCCAGCTTGAACGGGTATAAGAGTTTGTTTTATCAAGTTTTGTTCATCGGAAATTATTTCCTATATTCAATGCCGCCATTACGATTGAAGCGGGTTTTCTTTTTTTCAAAATTATTAATTTCTTTAAATTCTTTGGTTTTGATATTCATGGGGTATTCTTATTTTTTACCAGACTTAAAAACATTTCCAAGGTTAATAATTTTGATATTTTTAATTGGTTTTACGGCCGCTATTCAATTTATTGATATTAAAGATTATGAGGGGGATAAAAAAGAGGGTATTATAACCTTGCCGGTCTTTTTCGGATTAAAAAATTCAAAAATAATAATTGGGCTTTTTTTTCTTATTAATTATTTATTATTTAATTTTGTTGTTAATAATATTTATTTCTTAGTACTGTCTATTTTGGCTGGTTTGTGGCAATTTTATTTGGTTAATAAAAAAGTGTATAAGGAAAAACAGATATTCGTATTATATTTAAGTTCCTGGCTTGCATTTATTTTTTCGTATATATTTTCTTCTTAA
- a CDS encoding YcaO-like family protein, translated as MKIKKCLKDGTTFKSENPLTTIKKIEEGLKKIGLDVLYTPMTFYEDNLYSGALVVPALNYAVNGKGITSELAKASAYAELAERISCGFFNFFPILSQDNHEQLKSADYFKFYYFSHLKGYVNTEQALMAEGEILAIESIFQKQKLTEKEISLIKDSEVSQHWVDGYSVTRNKKIKVPLRLVHRISGTNGLASGNTIEEAIVHGANEIFERYILHKTVKEKKNLPSINVGSINDLYILRLIKFFYKNKIRVIIKDCSFKGQFPCLGVLFINDNLSHKRNPISKRENGYRWFVEVAFDYREALMRCFTSYIQGVDGVDELKEFSKQDIIWKEWFKKGGVDYEPEDTYRDLSKKNIYTGDLGFLEKGPLINMKDIWSEESDFDFAKNVDQIKLICRSMNTELIVIDQTHPILKFPAVRIVIPGISDEINTEYEKGFNIDRVILPIEKYWPKEFYDFRVSNKWLSVEVEVARFMAEIESHIKSRPSDIYIKTNGLYGRSINLYELLASLFFILGKYDKLKIVLKLLGAFYPDNSEFYKKLGFLIKAQKINEARDYFASAKGCYRFMIERPVKNPLISWCDKPCGDACAKKFEINLRKLIFSFYK; from the coding sequence ATGAAAATTAAAAAGTGTCTTAAGGATGGAACTACTTTTAAGTCTGAAAATCCCTTAACCACAATTAAAAAAATAGAAGAAGGCTTAAAAAAAATAGGGCTAGACGTGCTATATACCCCCATGACGTTTTATGAGGATAATCTGTATTCAGGCGCCCTTGTTGTGCCAGCCTTGAATTATGCCGTGAACGGAAAGGGTATTACTAGTGAACTGGCCAAGGCTAGTGCTTATGCTGAACTTGCCGAACGAATTTCTTGCGGGTTTTTTAATTTTTTCCCCATCCTAAGCCAGGATAATCATGAGCAGCTTAAAAGTGCTGATTATTTTAAGTTTTATTATTTTTCTCATTTAAAAGGTTATGTAAACACAGAGCAGGCCCTGATGGCTGAGGGGGAGATTCTTGCTATAGAAAGTATCTTCCAGAAACAGAAATTAACAGAAAAAGAAATAAGCTTAATCAAGGATAGTGAAGTGTCACAACATTGGGTTGATGGTTATTCTGTAACGAGAAATAAAAAAATAAAAGTGCCCCTGAGATTGGTGCACCGAATTTCGGGAACAAATGGATTGGCTTCCGGCAATACAATTGAGGAAGCCATTGTGCATGGAGCAAATGAAATTTTTGAAAGATATATTTTGCACAAAACGGTAAAAGAAAAAAAGAATTTACCATCTATTAATGTCGGATCTATTAATGATCTTTATATACTGAGATTGATTAAATTTTTCTACAAAAACAAAATAAGAGTGATTATAAAAGATTGCTCTTTCAAGGGACAATTTCCTTGTTTAGGTGTTTTGTTTATTAATGATAACTTGAGCCATAAGAGGAACCCTATTAGTAAAAGAGAGAATGGTTATCGTTGGTTCGTTGAAGTGGCATTTGATTATAGGGAGGCACTTATGAGATGTTTTACATCGTACATTCAGGGCGTGGATGGCGTTGATGAATTAAAAGAATTTTCCAAGCAAGATATTATTTGGAAAGAGTGGTTTAAAAAAGGTGGAGTTGATTATGAACCAGAGGATACTTATAGAGATTTATCGAAAAAAAATATTTACACCGGAGATTTAGGTTTCTTGGAAAAAGGGCCTTTAATTAATATGAAGGATATTTGGAGTGAAGAGTCTGATTTTGATTTTGCCAAAAACGTCGATCAAATAAAATTAATTTGTCGATCAATGAACACGGAATTAATAGTGATTGATCAAACTCACCCTATTCTGAAATTTCCAGCCGTGCGGATTGTTATACCAGGTATCTCAGATGAGATAAATACCGAATATGAGAAAGGCTTTAACATTGATAGGGTAATTTTGCCCATAGAAAAATATTGGCCCAAGGAGTTTTATGATTTTCGCGTTTCAAATAAATGGTTATCTGTTGAGGTGGAGGTAGCTCGCTTCATGGCTGAAATTGAAAGCCACATCAAGTCTAGGCCCAGTGATATTTACATTAAGACGAACGGTCTTTATGGTCGTTCGATTAATCTATATGAGCTGTTAGCATCTTTGTTTTTTATTCTGGGTAAATATGATAAACTAAAAATAGTGTTGAAATTGTTAGGCGCTTTTTATCCCGATAATTCTGAATTTTACAAAAAATTAGGCTTTTTGATAAAAGCTCAAAAAATAAATGAGGCAAGGGATTATTTCGCTAGCGCTAAAGGGTGTTATCGGTTTATGATAGAAAGACCGGTGAAAAATCCACTCATTTCCTGGTGTGATAAACCTTGTGGCGATGCTTGCGCTAAAAAATTTGAAATTAATCTTAGAAAACTCATTTTTAGTTTTTATAAATAA
- a CDS encoding U32 family peptidase → MQINCPLAGLNEVSSLIKIGADMFYAGLDSEIIFGPSSGLLNRRPWKAANFNLLEDFKKACFLVHEHGKKISLAINEHFYTDEQIAKIIDFIRANQGIIDGYIVADLGLMLALKKEFSDVDIVASTGAHVQNANAINFFKKIGLQKIVIPRHFSISEIKKMTDERSDLDFECFIFGGDCANVDGLCRFTHGVFDCDKSKNACSSMYNFVVSGTEIPDLDSSCASESEIATRLNNYNKIMFNNCGACALWELSRMNIRTVKIIDRETPFKQRLRYVFFIKKALSYVHLPKDKYEDLVRIFYKEIFGGHCGRRCLFKG, encoded by the coding sequence ATGCAAATCAATTGCCCGTTGGCAGGTTTAAACGAAGTCAGTAGTCTGATAAAAATAGGAGCGGATATGTTTTATGCCGGTCTCGATAGTGAAATTATTTTTGGTCCATCTTCCGGGTTGCTTAATAGACGGCCCTGGAAAGCAGCAAATTTTAATCTACTGGAAGATTTTAAAAAAGCTTGTTTTTTGGTGCATGAGCATGGCAAGAAAATTTCGTTGGCTATTAATGAACATTTTTATACAGATGAGCAGATAGCGAAAATTATCGATTTTATTAGAGCTAATCAGGGAATAATTGATGGCTATATTGTTGCTGATTTAGGATTAATGCTCGCACTTAAAAAAGAATTTTCTGATGTAGACATCGTTGCCAGTACTGGAGCACATGTTCAAAACGCAAATGCGATAAATTTCTTTAAAAAAATTGGTTTACAAAAAATTGTTATTCCTAGGCATTTCAGTATAAGTGAAATTAAAAAAATGACTGATGAGCGTAGCGATCTCGATTTCGAGTGTTTTATCTTTGGTGGCGATTGTGCGAATGTGGACGGGTTGTGTAGGTTTACGCATGGTGTTTTTGATTGTGATAAATCTAAAAATGCCTGCAGCTCCATGTATAATTTTGTCGTTAGTGGCACTGAGATACCAGATTTAGATTCCTCTTGTGCAAGTGAAAGTGAGATAGCGACAAGGTTGAATAATTATAATAAAATAATGTTTAATAATTGCGGTGCATGTGCCCTATGGGAGTTATCTCGCATGAATATAAGAACTGTTAAAATAATTGACAGAGAAACTCCGTTTAAGCAGAGGTTGCGCTATGTGTTTTTTATAAAAAAAGCCCTTTCATATGTGCATCTGCCCAAAGATAAATATGAAGATTTGGTGAGGATTTTTTACAAGGAGATTTTTGGAGGTCATTGTGGTCGTAGGTGCCTATTTAAGGGTTGA